TGGACGACTACATCGACCGTCCCCTGCCGGAGATCCTGGCGCTGCCGCAGGTCGAGCACGTCTTCGCCGACACCACGCTGGGCGCAGCCGCCCCGGTGCCGCCGGTGCTGCTGGTGCAGGCGGTGCACGACCCGGTGATCTCGGTCGCCGACATCGACGAGCTGGCCGAGACCTATCGGGCCGGCGGCACCGACGTCACCTACCACCGCGACGCGTTCGGCGAGCATCTGCTGTTGCATCCGCTCTCGGCGCCGATGGCGCTGCGCTGGCTGACCGATCGGTTCGCCGGGCGCCCGCGCACCGAACACCGATCGCGCACCACCTGGCCGGTGCTGTTCCATCCGGCGACCTATCAGGGCATGGCCCGGTTGGCGCTGGTCACCGCCCGGGTGTTGACCCATCGGGCGGTGCGCCGGCTGCCGCTGTGACCGCCGGCGCGCGCCGTTGCGACGCCGACGGCGGCTCCTGCGGCGGGTAGGCGCCCAGGTCGTCGCGCAGTGCCGCGGCGGTGGCCACCGCATAGGTCAAGGCGGCCGCGGCCGCCGGCAACAGCACCGTGGCGGCCGCCTGCAGCGGCAAGGTGCCGAAGAACACCGCGGGGGCCTCGGTGACGTAGGCCAGCCGATTCTGGGGCGTCACCGCCACGGCGTCGACGTCCAGCGTGCCGTAGCGCAGCCGGACGACACCGGAGCCGACCGCGGTGGCCGCGGCGGCCGCGCCGATCATGCCGAGGGTCAGCGCCGCAGCCAGCACCGGCCCGCGGTGGGCGCGCCACTGCCACACCAGGGCCGCGGCCACCACCGCGAGCGCGCCGAGCAGACCCAGCATCAAAAACGCGGCGACGAAGAAATGGTCGGCCTCGTTGCCCAGGTAGGCGTGGATCCGGTCGCCGTCGCGGGTCAGCGCGACCACCCCGTGCGCCGCCGGGGCCAGCCGCGACCACAGCACACCGACCAGCGCACCGCCGACCACCAGCGCGGCGGCCACCAGCGCGGCGGCCCGCGACCGCGACACCCGCGGCGCTGCGTGGCTCACCGGCGCGGATCCAACTCGGCGGAGTCGACCTCGCCGTGTCGGGAGCACCGCGCCAGCCAGCCGTTCGGACGCACCTGCACGATCATGCGGCGGCCGCACTCGGCGCAGTAGCGGGGCGGTTCCAGTCCCAGCTGCGCCGCGGTCGGCGACGCCGAGCCCGCCGGGCCGCCGGTGTAGACGTTGTAGACGCCGGCGCCCACCGGGGCGGGCAGCTCAGCGATCATCACGGCGGGTCACAGGCTCGCGTTGAACGCCTTGAGCGGCATCTGCAGCTCGTCGAGCATCTCGAGGTCGTCGTCGATGGAGCGCCCCAAGGTGGTCAGATAGTTGCCCACGATCACCGCGTTGATGCCGCCCAGCAGGCCCCGTTTGGCACCGAGGTCCCCCAGCGTGATCTCCCGGCCGCCGCTGAACCGCAGCATGGTGCGCGGCAACGCCAGGCGGAACGCCGCGATCGCGGTGAGCGCCTCGGGCACCGGCACCACCTCGGCGTCGGCCAGCGGGGTGCCCGGCCGCGGGTTGAGGAAGTTCAGCGGCACCTCGTCGGGGCCGAGCTCGGCCAGCTCGACGGCGAATTCGGCGCGCTGCTCGAGGGTTTCGCCCATCCCCAGGATGCCGCCGCAGCACATCTCGATGCCCGCGTCGCGCACCATCGACAGGGTCTGCCAGCGCTCCTCCCAGGTGTGGGTGGTGACCACGTTCGGGAAGTGCGACCGGGCAGTCTCCAGGTTGTGGTTGTAGCGGTGCACGCCCATCTCGGCGAGACGATCCACCTGATCCTGGGTGAGCATCCCCAGCGACGCGGCGATCTGGATGTCGACCTCGCTGCGGATCGCCTCGATGCCGGCGGCCAGCTGAGCCATCAGCCGCTCGTCGGGACCGCGGACCGCCGCGACGATGCAGAACTCGGTGGCCCCGGTCTTGGCGGTCTGCTTGGCCGACTCCACCAGGTTGTTGACGTCGAGCCAGGCGCTGCGCACCGGGGACTCGAACAGTCCCGACTGGGAACAGAAATGGCAGTCCTCCGGGCAGCCGCCGGTCTTCAGGCTGATGATGCCCTCGACGTCGACCTCGGGGCCGCACCAGCGCATCCGCACGTCGTGGGCCAGCCCCAGCAGCTCATCGAGGCGGTCCTCGGGCAACTGCAGCACCGCGAGCACCTGCTCCTTGTTCAGGCCGACCCCGCGTTCGAGGACCTGTTCGCGGGCGACGGCCAGAATGTCGGCATTACCGTCCGCGTTGTCGTCGGCGCCCGCCGCGCCACCGGTCATCGACTCGGTTCCCGCCTGTGTCACCAGGTAACTCCCTTGATCGTGTTCGACTTGAACGGTGTTCAGGTTAGGGTAGCGGGGTGCACCCGCACAAACATGACCCCCGCCGTGACCCTAGCGGTGAGCTCGACCACAGCCGCGGGCGCGACGCCAAGCGCGACGCCAAGCGCGACCTCAAGGGCCGCGATCTCAAGGGCCGCGACCTCAAGGGCGATGTCGTCGAGGCGGCGGTTCGGCTCCTGGACCGCTACGGCATCGCCGACCTGAGCATGCGCCGGCTGGCCCGCGAACTCGACCTCACCCCCGGCGCGCTGTACTGGCACTTCGCCGACAAGCAGGCACTGCTCGGCGCGGTCACCGACCGGCTGCTGGCCCCGGTCGACACCGCGGCGCCGGCCCGCGGCTGGCGCGAGCGCATCGAGGCGCTGTGCCGACGGTTGCGCGACGCGCTGCTGTCGCACACCGACGGCGCCGAGCTGGTCTCGGCCAGCCTGGCCGCCGGCCGGTCCCGGCGCATCGACGAGGTGGCGGCGGCGCTGGCCGACGCCGCCGGCGACTGCGGGATGCCGCCGGAGCAGTCCGCGCTGGCCGCCCGCTCGATCCTGTACTACGTGCTCGGGTTCACCGTCGATGAGCAGTCCCGCCGGCAGTGGGATGCCGCCGGTGCGGCCGCGACCGTCTCCGACCTGGCCGCCGCCGGTCCGCACGCCCACCCCGACCGCGACTTCGGGTTCGGTCTGGGACTGCTGATCGACGGGCTCGCCGCGCACGCCGCGGTCGCGCTCAGCTGAGCGCGACCGCGGTGCGGGCCGCGCCGTTCCAGTGCCGCACGCCGACCAGCCGGCCCGCAAGCTCCGCCGGGCGCCCCGCGATGCGCAGCGCGGGGCCCAGCTGGTCGGCGGTGAGACGGCGGGCCAGGGTGACGTGCGGGCTCCAGCGCCCCACCGCGGTGGTGGCGCGCGGGCCCGGGTGCAGCCACGGCGCGGCGGCGGCCGCGATCGCGGCGTGCAGGTCCAGCAGCGCCGCGCTGGGCACCACCAGCCGGGCGAGCACCGGGCGGTCGCGGCCGAACAGCACGGGGGCCCCGATCCGGCAGGTCAGCGGCAGCCGAGTGAGCAGCCCGGCGCACGCGTCACCGACCCCGGGGCCGATGCGGTCGGCGACGACCAGGGTGACGTGCGGGCGCGCCGGGAGCGGCGGGGCGGCGATTCCGGCGCCGGCCAGCCGTGCCCACGCGGCGCGGATCGCGGTCTCGGTGGCGTCGTCGAACACCAGCTCCAGCGAGTGCACCATGGTCAGCGTGCCAGTGCGGCAACCCAATCGGGATCGAAGGCGGCGGCGCTGAGCGCCGCGAACGCGGCGGGGTCGGCGACCCCGGCCCCGGCGGGCAGCACCGCCCGCAGCGGGGCCAGCCGGGCCAGCGCCGCCCGGTTGTCGGTCTCGGCCGGCCCGGGGTCGGCCGGCCAGGAACCGATCACCAGCCCGGCGCAGCGCAGCCGATCGCGCGCCACCGCCTCCAGCGTCAGCGCGGTGTGGTTGAGCGTGCCCAGCCCGGCGGCGACGACCACCAGCACCGCGGCATCGACGTCGCCGGCGAGATCACGCAGGGTCAACCCGTCGGCACCGATCTCGACCAACAGCCCCCCGGCGCCCTCGACGAGGGTCAGCCGGCCCGGGCGGTCGAGCCCGGTGATCATCCGGCGCAGCCGGGCGGCGGTGGGCAGGGCGGCCCCGGCGGCGGCGGCCGCCGCCCGGGGTGCCAGCGGTTGCGGGTAGCGGGCCCCGCCGGTCAGGGTGGCGATCCCGGTCAGCCGGGCCACCGCGGCCAGGTCGTCGTCGCCGGCGGCGGTGCCGGTCTGCACCGGTTTGCACACCGTCACCGGCACCCCGGCCTGCCGTGCGCAACTGGCCACCGCCGCGGTCGCGACCGTCTTGCCGACCCCGGTGTCGGTGCCGGTGACGATCAGCACGCTCATCGCGCGCCCAGCACGGCGGTGAGCACCCGGCGGGCGGTGTCGAGGTCGTCGTCGGTGAGGGAGGCCCGTGCGGTCAGGCGCAGCCGGGACGTCCCGGCCGGCACCGTCGGTGGGCGGAAACAGCCCACCCGC
This sequence is a window from Mycolicibacillus parakoreensis. Protein-coding genes within it:
- a CDS encoding 2'-5' RNA ligase family protein, translating into MVHSLELVFDDATETAIRAAWARLAGAGIAAPPLPARPHVTLVVADRIGPGVGDACAGLLTRLPLTCRIGAPVLFGRDRPVLARLVVPSAALLDLHAAIAAAAAPWLHPGPRATTAVGRWSPHVTLARRLTADQLGPALRIAGRPAELAGRLVGVRHWNGAARTAVALS
- the bsaP gene encoding biotin synthase auxiliary protein BsaP, whose product is MIAELPAPVGAGVYNVYTGGPAGSASPTAAQLGLEPPRYCAECGRRMIVQVRPNGWLARCSRHGEVDSAELDPRR
- a CDS encoding TetR/AcrR family transcriptional regulator yields the protein MHPHKHDPRRDPSGELDHSRGRDAKRDAKRDLKGRDLKGRDLKGDVVEAAVRLLDRYGIADLSMRRLARELDLTPGALYWHFADKQALLGAVTDRLLAPVDTAAPARGWRERIEALCRRLRDALLSHTDGAELVSASLAAGRSRRIDEVAAALADAAGDCGMPPEQSALAARSILYYVLGFTVDEQSRRQWDAAGAAATVSDLAAAGPHAHPDRDFGFGLGLLIDGLAAHAAVALS
- the bioB gene encoding biotin synthase BioB, which translates into the protein MTGGAAGADDNADGNADILAVAREQVLERGVGLNKEQVLAVLQLPEDRLDELLGLAHDVRMRWCGPEVDVEGIISLKTGGCPEDCHFCSQSGLFESPVRSAWLDVNNLVESAKQTAKTGATEFCIVAAVRGPDERLMAQLAAGIEAIRSEVDIQIAASLGMLTQDQVDRLAEMGVHRYNHNLETARSHFPNVVTTHTWEERWQTLSMVRDAGIEMCCGGILGMGETLEQRAEFAVELAELGPDEVPLNFLNPRPGTPLADAEVVPVPEALTAIAAFRLALPRTMLRFSGGREITLGDLGAKRGLLGGINAVIVGNYLTTLGRSIDDDLEMLDELQMPLKAFNASL
- the bioD gene encoding dethiobiotin synthase, encoding MSVLIVTGTDTGVGKTVATAAVASCARQAGVPVTVCKPVQTGTAAGDDDLAAVARLTGIATLTGGARYPQPLAPRAAAAAAGAALPTAARLRRMITGLDRPGRLTLVEGAGGLLVEIGADGLTLRDLAGDVDAAVLVVVAAGLGTLNHTALTLEAVARDRLRCAGLVIGSWPADPGPAETDNRAALARLAPLRAVLPAGAGVADPAAFAALSAAAFDPDWVAALAR
- a CDS encoding DUF2567 domain-containing protein, which codes for MSHAAPRVSRSRAAALVAAALVVGGALVGVLWSRLAPAAHGVVALTRDGDRIHAYLGNEADHFFVAAFLMLGLLGALAVVAAALVWQWRAHRGPVLAAALTLGMIGAAAAATAVGSGVVRLRYGTLDVDAVAVTPQNRLAYVTEAPAVFFGTLPLQAAATVLLPAAAAALTYAVATAAALRDDLGAYPPQEPPSASQRRAPAVTAAAGAPPDGSTPGR